A window from Primulina huaijiensis isolate GDHJ02 chromosome 11, ASM1229523v2, whole genome shotgun sequence encodes these proteins:
- the LOC140987613 gene encoding uncharacterized protein, producing MNILYEPICPFIRPCKYPTDIIPSFSKSCCLRCYMKRAKFPYSLSYDHKKMPVKDLLLSALFQVVFDKLFSGLIFVFAHWDRIHVKLKNWSQRLSSIQAQIKDDAGEMQWLRSVIDLAGEVTNLLDEMASFPGSEDLKETTRKILAYECLPSIGSTYGTEEEEDNIKLPPTYRGKSSKWKKKYRPKKLYKRKSIKWKKKHPPKHKKKVRTINKSVGVSSSTATKENHDQLIYSLVNPLASRIAALMSQRKTDYCREIYQEKTPPQTHEHIHEEQSSSLHKGKGKKKSVELNIEPRTSATLDSTLGKVTELQTCMERRFVELEKMLRRVLNCIEKRDASPICAQNRKRRRAPKLPPAKRRKTKGPEVAKHPYTPPGSNVPSTPVVDATSNTPTLFFCSFVL from the exons ATGAATATACTCTATGAACCCATTTGTCCATTTATCAGACCATGCAAATATCCTACTGACATCATTCCTTCCTTCAGCAAATCTTGCTGTTTACGCTGTTATATGAAGAGAGCTAAGTTCCCTTATTCTTTATCCTACGATCACAAGAAAATGCCAGTGAAAGATCTTCTTCTTTCTGCACTTTTTCAGGTGGTCTTTGATAAGTTGTTCTCAGGTCTGATATTCGTGTTCGCCCATTGGGATAGGATTCACGTGAAGCTCAAGAATTGGAGCCAAAGGTTGTCATCTATTCAAGCACAGATCAAAGATGACGCAGGGGAGATGCAGTGGCTTCGCAGTGTCATAGATTTGGCTGGCGAGGTGACTAACTTGTTGGATGAGATGGCATCGTTTCCAGGGTCGGAGGATCTCAAGGAGACTACGAGAAAG ATACTTGCATATGAATGTCTTCCTAGCATTGGAAGTACGTATGGaacagaagaagaggaagataaCATAAAACTTCCTCCTACGTACCGGGGGAAATCAAGTAAGTGGAAGAAAAAGTATCGTCCAAAGAAGTTGTACAAGCGGAAATCAATCAAGTGGAAGAAGAAGCATCCcccaaaacacaagaaaaaagtAAGAACTATTAACAAGTCAGTGGGGGTTAGTTCATCGACAGCAACCAAGGAGAACCATGATCAGTTAATCTATTCCTTGGTCAACCCTTTGGCATCCCGCATTGCAGCTTTGATGTCACAGAGAAAGACAGATTATTGCAGGGAAATTTATCAGGAGAAAACTCCACCCCAAACGCATGAGCACATTCATGAAGAACAATCCTCTTCCCTAcataaagggaaaggcaagaaAAAATCAGTGGAGTTAAATATCGAGCCAAGAACGTCAGCAACACTGGATTCTACCTTGGGGAAGGTGACAGAATTACAGACTTGCATGGAAAGGAGGTTTGTAGAGCTGGAGAAGATGCTTCGCCGTGTTCTCAACTGCATTGAGAAGCGAGATGCATCCCCAATTTGTGCACAGAACCGCAAAAGACGACGTGCCCCTAAGCTTCCACCAGCAAAGAGACGAAAGACAAAAGGTCCTGAAGTGGCTAAGCATCCTTACACTCCACCAGGGTCCAATGTACCTTCCACTCCTGTTGTTGACGCCACAAGCAACACTCCTACCCTGTTTTTTTGTTCTTTCGTATTGTGA